One Dama dama isolate Ldn47 chromosome 18, ASM3311817v1, whole genome shotgun sequence DNA window includes the following coding sequences:
- the GHRHR gene encoding growth hormone-releasing hormone receptor → MDSRVWVACVLCLLVPLPIVLGHVPPECDVITQLREDEQACLQAAEGMPNSTLGCPRIWDGLLCWPTAGSGEWVSLPCPAFFSHFSSEPGAVKRDCTVVGWSEPFPPYPEACPVPLELLTEEKSYFSVVRIVYTMGHSISAAALLVAIIILVAFRRLHCPRNYIHTQLFITFILKAGAVFLKDATLFHHENTDHCSFSTVLCKLSVATSHFATMTNFSWLLAEAVYLTCLLASTLPSTRRVFWWLVLAAWGLPLLFTGTWVGCKLAFEDVACWDLDDSSPYWWIIKGPIVLSVGVNFGLFLNIIRILLRKLEPTQGSLHTQPQYWRLSKSTLLLIPLFGIHYVIFNFLPDSAGLDIRLPLELGLGSFQGFIVAILYCFLNQEVRTEISRRWHGHDPELLPARRTHIKGTTPPHSRVKVTVHVPSHPRAREPFTGTHSGE, encoded by the exons ATGGACAGCAGGGTGTGGGTTGCCTGCGTCCTCTGCTTGCTGGTTCCCTTGCCGATC GTCCTGGGCCACGTGCCTCCAGAATGTGACGTCATCACTCAGCTGAGAGAGGATGAGCAAGCATGTCTACAAGCTGCCGAAGGGATGCCCAACTCCACCTTGG GCTGCCCCAGAATCTGGGAtgggctgctctgctggccgaCGGCGGGCTCCGGCGAGTGGGTGAGCCTCCCCTGCCCAGCTTTCTTCTCTCACTTCAGCTCGGAGCCAG GGGCGGTGAAGAGGGACTGCACCGTTGTAGGCTGGTCGGAGCCCTTCCCGCCTTATCCCGAGGCCTGCCCTGTGCCCCTGGAGCTGCTGACTGAGGAG AAGTCCTACTTCTCCGTGGTGAGGATCGTCTACACCATGGGCCACAGCATCTCGGCCGCGGCCCTCCTGGTGGCCATCATCATCCTGGTTGCTTTCAG GAGGCTCCACTGCCCCAGGAACTACATCCACACCCAGCTGTTCATCACCTTTATCCTCAAGGCGGGAGCTGTGTTCCTGAAGGACGCCACCCTCTTTCACCACGAGAACACGGACCACTGCAGCTTCTCCACT GTTCTGTGCAAGCTTTCTGTGGCCACCTCCCATTTCGCTACCATGACCAACTTCAGCTGGCTGCTGGCAGAAGCTGtgtacctgacctgcctcttagcCTCCACATTGCCCAGCACGAGGAGGGTCTTCTGGTGGCTGGTTCTCGCTGCCTGGG GGCTTCCTCTGCTCTTCACCGGCACGTGGGTGGGTTGCAAGTTGGCCTTTGAAGATGTTGC GTGCTGGGACCTGGACGACAGCTCCCCCTACTGGTGGATCATCAAAGGACCCATCGTCCTCTCTGTTGGG GTGAACTTTGGGCTTTTTCTCAATATTATCCGTATCCTGCTGAGGAAACTGGAGCCAACTCAGGGCAGCCTCCACACCCAGCCTCAGTACTg GCGTCTCTCTAAGTCAACGCTTCTCCTCATTCCACTGTTTGGAATTCACTATGTCATTTTCAACTTCCTGCCTGACAGTGCTGGCCTGGACATCCGCCTCCCCCTAGAACTGGGACTGGGCTCTTTCCAG GGCTTCATTGTTGCTATCCTGTACTGCTTCCTCAACCAAGAG GTGAGGACTGAGATCTCACGGAGATGGCACGGCCACGATCCTGAACTTCTGCCAGCCCGGAGGACTCATATCAAGGGGACGACGCCTCCACACTCGAGGGTGAAG GTGACTGTTCACGTGCCCTCACATCCCCGGGCCAGGGAGCCTTTCACCGGGACACACTCCGGGGAGTGA